In Cryptomeria japonica chromosome 1, Sugi_1.0, whole genome shotgun sequence, the sequence TCACATGGAGACTAGGCAAAGAGAAATAGCAAATGATATGGCATTTAGAAAATAGGGTACCCTTGAGAATGTGTCAATGATAAAGAAGACAATAAAATGAAGATCTCATCTTTGGGCATTAGAGGGCTAAATATCCCTCATAAACAACATACTTTGAGATGTGCCATTTTGACAATAAATTTGCATTCTTTTGTTATAGGAATCGAAGATGTTAGGTTCTATTTTTGCCAAAAATTTTAAGAACAAAAGATCTACCCTTACAAATGAAGTTCTATTGACTTGAATTTTGGCTCATAATACTTTGATGGAAAGATTTTTTTTACAAAACATGACAGAAAATTTACAAATCATAAATGTTTGAATTTTAATAATCATACAAAAaacatatttaaattaaaaaagtgtcaaaaaataaaatttagagATGTGATTctattctatcaatttttaatttgtttttatgtatgtgtgtgtattatTCAAGTGAGATGATTTAGACTAACCCCATATTTGTTGAGATCCTCCATTGAcaccaaaaattaaatttttttgcacCATAaaattagttttaaattttaataatttaataaaaaatatatatattaatatgaatgattagaatataaaaatacatttaaaaattaaaatgttaaaaattaaatttaaaatttaacaattaaaatattaagaaaattttgagaaaggGGCACTCTCATTGCCTAGAGGAATTAATATATGATAACCTTTCCCTAGATGGCATTTGGGGAAACTTGATAATAAAGACCTTTATTTAGACTACATTAGATGCTTAATTTTTTATGTTATGCTTAATCTTGATTCTTTAAACTCATGTATAATGTGAACTTAATCCTTCATAAGGGTATCATATTAATAGTGTTccctatcacaaatataaaagttGAGCACGACCAAAATGTTGTATTTTCTCATAAAATGTGAAGGATTGTAAAAAAAatagtgttcaactattggtccatttgtgttAGACATAAGttgtattttaaataataatatgttgattttatcaaatcaattatcaaatatTCTTTTGTGTTCAGATATTGGTCCATTTGTCTAGGATATAGAAGTCAGAGATAATAAACATTTATGGTTAGCAATAGGCATTTGGTCGATTTAGGTTGCATATAAGTtatgtttaaaataaaaatatgatattctacTACCAACAAATGGTATTTTTTCTGTTCAACAACTAGACATTTTTAGATTAATTTTTGATTGAATCTTTAAAAAGACATTTTAAAGAAACTTTACACTAGACATGCTATTTTGATGAGTTGTGAATCACACTTCCAAATCTTAATTATAGATAAATAAATGTCAATTTTATATTTCTTAAAAAATGAAGGTCCTACTATATACCAATACTTACTTACAAAGAAGGTATATACATCTTAAAGTTCCATTTTGAACGAACAATGGGTGTTCCATTTTGAACGAACAATGGGTGTTCCATTTTAATTTAATACAAATTAAAGACTTTTTTAAAACGAAACTtttcaagtttccacacaatgttGGTGTATAATTAGTCAAACAAAATTGAATAGGATGGATATGGAAATGGGAAATGAAATTGTGAAGGCAGGGAAATTATTGCTTCTACTACTGACGTAATCTATGACGTTGTAGCGTTGATTTTGTCACAGAACTCTCGTGTGCTGCATTCAATATATTCACACTCGCAATTTCCAATTCCACTAAAATCTGTCCAGTGCGTACAGTATGTTGGATGAATAAATGCTAATGGGGAGGGTGGAGTGTTAAAACGACACGAAGTAATTGATTCAAATTCCTTGAGAACAGAGACTGGAAATTAATGTCTACCAGATTTAATCACACTAGTTAACTGCTCTGGATGTGGTAATAGTATTTCGTACAGTTTTTatcataaataaaaatttaaaaaatgacatttttaatttatatattgtcTATTCACGCACATGAATTAGTACAAAGCAAAGATATTGCCTCCGTTTCTTTCGCTAAAAAGAATCAATCCTCTGTGCTTTCCGTGCCACTAACTGGCTTTCTGGTTAAGCTTAGCACTTGGTTTTAAACCTCAGGTGACCGACCGCTGAATAGCAGCACTACCAAGGCATCACCATGCGAACCTTTGATCGAAGTCTGCTATGAAAGATACAAAAGGGATATGTTCTGTTTTTTATTCTTCCTAGAAAATAATTGCTGATAATGAGATGCCACAAGCTCGTTGTGTGGCTAGCAATGAGTACAAACGCAAGGGATTCTCTGTCTTCGTCCAATACGCTATCATTCTATGGCCGTGTCTTTTGGCTGCTCTCTAAAATGTCTTATGATCAGATTTGATCGCAGCtctaaaaaattccaaaaagatgCTTAAAAGCTGCAGATTCATTCAAGATAGTGATGTCGAGGACTTAAGTTTgtaagaggttttgtggtacttttTAATGGATTTTTTGAAACAATCTTAAATCTTTCTTGGTAATACTAGGTATAGTATTAACATCAAATTGTTGTATTATTATCTCCTCCTCGTGAGTATTGGCATTTCCTTTGTTGGTGAGCGATTTTCAGTTCTTACAAGGGGATGACAAGCATGGCCATGCCATTGAATTTACAGTTAGAACTATCCAAGGGATTACCTTCTTGTTGGTTTGAGTTTATTTTTGAGAGGGAAGTGTGGGAGTATTTTTTGTGGGATTTTGCTCTTCAATGCATAAATATGCATAGAAGGTAGTTTTGATTCACCTATTTTGGTCGACAAAGATGTCTTTTTGTCATCTTTTTTAGTGAAGTGATTGCTTTGCAACCTAAGTATTAACATGGTGGTGTTTGAGTTCAATGAGGAGGAAGGGTCAAGTAAATATATTCACAAGGCCTTAACTTACATGTTCGACATTATCAAGTTTGGAGATCTTCTTAGGGAAACTATTGGATAGACTTCGAAATATCTATGTAAAAAAATATAATCAGTTCATGTTTAAGATCTTAAAATCATGAATTCATAGATCATAGCAAACCAAATCTCATTCAATCTTGGAGTCTTCTAGATTTTACTTAGAAGCTTCTTCAATCAATATTTACATTAAGCTCATGTCTAAGACCTTTAAGTCTCATAGCTTTCActtattaaaataaacattatcaagGCTTTGTATCCAATGATGTCTTGCATGTTCTTTGGTAGACTCAAGCTTCCATATATATCTTGATTCACCGAATTCTATCATCCTTTAAACTAGTCTACAAGATCAAAATGTCAATTACTTATTCTCTATCTTTCATATAATAGAAAAAAGAACTCAGATATAACCTATATTCCAATAACCATTCATTAAAACATGCTAAAATAAAATTGGCTGCCTATACCTACTAAATATAAGTACCTCTCATCACACCCACTCCATAACAAATATGACTGTTCCTTATTAAAACAGCTTCATGTAGATGACCATAATGAAAACTTCATTCGATAGAACCTTTATCTACTAGACACATCGAATGTCAAGTGAATTTGAATGGTAGATATTTTTCCTCTACTAAATGATGAAAGGTGAACACAATAGATATTTTATTgtttcctttatttttcctctaatAAATGATGAAAGGTGAACACAATAGATATTTTATTGTTTCCTTTGGAAAGTTTGGACAGCGCAGCAACTGCTAAACAAAAAATAGGTATTTTTCCTCTACTAAATGATGATAGGTGAACATCATACCTAGATATTTTATTGTTTCCTTTGGAAAGTTTCGACAGCACAGCAACTGCTAAACAAAAAATGAATTTAGTTTCCCGATATAACCCCAGTGGTTAGTAAATGTGAATGGAGAGTAAACTCTCACGCTTACAGAGAGTTACACAAACCCACGGCACCTGAAAATATTATCACAGGCACTGCAGCTTCCCTTCTAAAAAATTTCGGGCCTCAAATAATTCAGTCTCTGAAAGGTAAGCTCTCGATCATCTTTGTGTCGTTTGTATGGACTTTGTTAAAAGAAATACGCATATCCATTTGcaaacattttcagcattttgtaaattttgttttgaaagGGTTTTTTTGTGATTATGCCCTGTTTTTCCATTAACTTCCTATTAACACTTAACCCGTCCTAAATCTTCTTGCAGCAATAGAAATTACAGTTTACAGAGAATAACTGCACAAAGAAATTTACCTGCTTTTGTTGCAACCTGTCTTGTCGCTGGTTGAAATACGACGAATTTGAAGAAACCCCCAAAACGTCGTTTTAGTTTGCCCTAAAATTCGTACGGAAAAAGGGCTTAGGGTTTGATCAATTTTTCTTCCAGAAGTCTCTGTTCTGCGAGAGTTTACAGTAAGCAGGTGTTTACTGGTGGTGGCCGCCATTGTTGCAGAGTCCAGAGGCTAAAAGGAGTGACTTGAGTACGCCGTTTGAAGTAGAGACTAGTGACAACTGCAAGCAGTTAGACTTTCCTGGATTTGTTGAGCAGAGGTAGGTACCATCCGCACTGCTATTCTAGGTTTGGTTTGTTTCTGGATTTCTGGATTTCATCATAATTATGTACTGTGGTTTTCATTTATATTTAGCAGCTTATTCTGGATTTCATCATAATTATGGACACTGAAATTTTCatgcttttaatttatttatattctaTGGCTGCGCTGTctgtatttatgtttatttttcgctgtggttttttaatttattatatatatatttactaaAATAAATTATGTTAGTCAcagtttttaataaaaataatattaggcacggtttttaatataaataatatgaGTCATGGATTTCAATAAAAATAGCATTAGGCATACCAGCTGTTTTCTACTTTTTCAAAGTATCAAACCCATTATGTAATGATAATGACAAAGTTGTATCGCGTACAGGGGAGCTAGGTGAAGTTCAAAATTTGATGGTCAGCTTTGCCTTTTAACCATTTTTTTTCAAAGGTTatttaaggaattttttttttgaaaaaagtaatTATATTACTTTTGAATTGGAAAAAAGCATATGTAGAATCAGAAACAATACTAATTGTCATTAAAATCTGTAAAAGACAAATTCAAAGAGGTTTATTTACAAATTCATTATTTTGAAAGAATAAATCACAATATAAAAGTAAACACAAAAATATAGTCAAAAACATATTATCAATTCAAATTATTTTGAAGAATGTGGGACTGTTTCTGGGACAAATTATATATGCTTTTTGTATTAACTTTTCATTGTACTCAGCAATCCATCATCAAGATTTATTCTTCCTCTTCTTGATGATGGATTAAACATTGATAAAAAAGAATACACAGTTTGTCCCATAAATACTTGCACATAATACATGGATGGTGGAAAATTCATGCCTACCATTATGAAGAAGTGTAGGTATATAAAAAATGGGTTGAAGATCAAGATTCCCAATTCATAACATTTTAGTTACAATCAAACATCAAATGTTCATTTAGCCAAATAGTTACATTATTTTAAAAAGAGAAACAAGTTTGCTCTACCACAACTATACAACTTGAACTTCCATTTGATTATTAGTACCAATCCCATTAGTAAAGAAAAGAAGTGAACTGGTCTAGCACATCCCACTGAATTCCACCAATCCCCTCAGCACATGGATTATAGAACCAtcgatattattttttttaaaattatgaatTAAAAGACTATTTACCAGttttatttatgattatttaaattttgttttaaatattatattttttattataaataaagtaAATAcgatttaattattttctaaaaattatataaattttttaagtcTGTCCGAAATATCCTCTTTCTGTGATTCAGCATTGCTAAAATTTCTCTGTATTTGACGGGAAAATTGCCTTCATAGGGCCATCAAATTTAGACCAAAAGGCAGACCCCATTGCCAATACAGCCACTGCAGTTGCTATTCAACTGTCACATCAATATTACGATCATCTGCCATTGACAGCGACATCCTCTGTAACAGCTGTTTACAACGTTGACAGAATAAATAATTAAACGGAAAAAAGACAAATATGATTAGACGTGCCACTCATTTACTTTTAATTTAAGAAGTGGGGCTGCCCCTTCTGATGCCATGCATCAGCAATTGCTACCCAAGGCTAGGACCATCTCAACCCattaggggagagggaccagtagttgtacggggtccaatagtcgttatagcaattgtgcatataatatccagtcttgccacatatttatactatataatgtaaataaataatccacatgtaaattaaaaaattgccaaatgttgatcaaaatggaccaatacttgaacataagagaacttataaatgttatataaaaaaggcataaatacactaattaacaagtgaaatagatattttttgtttcaaataaaatatcatagttatctactataagtgtgtcatttataaaataagatactcacttaaacaagtactgttatcatagtgtaaaaatattattcttatgtgtacaactattggggtagcaatgtatatgcattggagtatttcatattagtaatttgtcttatcacaaatataaaaggtgaacacaataaataccttgtttttcttcatgaaatgtgagggattgtccaaagatttaagtgttcaacaattggtcctTTTGTGTtcatataagttttattttatatcataatatgttgttttgtgtacaactattggtcctttggtgttggatataaaaattagagataatatgcatttatgattactaataggcaTTTGGTGCACTTAAGtttcatataagttatattttacataaaaatacgatattatattaattacaaatgatatttttttattaaacaactagggatttttagattaagttttggtcgaacctttaaaaagtcatttttttgacACTTTGCACTAGACGTGTTATTTTGATGACTTCCTTGATgagtcacgccttcaaaccttagttgtagatagttaagtgtccatattacatttctaaaaaaaaatggaggtcttacgatattccatgtgacggctacttgttgacgaagttagccctaacgactactggtccctctcccctattACATCTATGTTATATTAAGATCTATTTATCTTTTGGAATTTTCGACTCTTATTTTATTAATAAGAGAAATTTAATGGTTTACTATGTATAGCTTCGAAGCTACTATGAAGAATCATAGTTTGATCCAATCAGTTTTTAAGAAACAAAGCTAATTCTTCATAGAAAGAAGAGAGAAATGTTTTAGATCAAATTACATAATTTACCATCagataagacaagaaaataaaatagataattattttttgacttagttaaaaaaaattattattattataatagattgttaatataaaaatattacaCAATTTGAATCAAAATCAGAATGATATCATatcattaatttaataataatgaatttatttttaaaatcaacCACGAGGTTCATACCAATCTTGTCATTACGAATGTAATAACTTACCAAACCCATCTCGAGACAAGGGGTAAAATATTTAACAAGACACTTTTATGAATAGAATTGGAAAATTATTTACACGACCAGGTCCCCTCATTGTATAGGTTGTCGTCTACTGGtaggttttttatttatttttatttgtttaatttcatTATATGGGTTGTCGTCTAGTAGGAGATTTTTTTAACATACATTGACGTTTGCTATCATCACTGAACAGATAGGGATCTGGGAAAACGTATCAAAAGGCAGAAGGGGGAAGAAGAATATAGAGCACTGAAGTCGGTCTGGCATATTTTTAGTGGAAAGGAGGAAAGAAAGAACCGACATAATCTGATTGTGTCTTGTGACGAGTTTTTTATGGGATaagatgaaaggaaaaagatagaaatTTTCAGAAGAGAAGAGGCTTTAGTCATTATATTGTGTAAGAATTTTTTCAATCAGAATTTTAGGTGTTGTAGATCACACCTCTTGATCTATCAGCTAAAGAGAAAAAAATGACAACAGTGAAGAAAATTGTAGAGACGGTGTTGCTGCCATTGCAACTTAGCCTAGGAATTTTCCTGGTCATGAAGACGACACCTCTTTGGGCGGTCATTCATTGCACCCTTGCCTACTTGCTCCACTGCCTCTATTTCCCTTACACAGATTACAAACAGCTCCATGGATTTAAAGGTCGAGTCTTCAAAAAAGTGGTCTCTCATGCCACTACTGCAGGAGATGTGTCCAAAGCCAAAAAGCAGAAGGTTCCTAACAAACCTAAAAATCTTGGGGACTTGATTGCAAATTCTGAGATGGGTAGGTCAGTCTCAGTGGTCTACCTGGGTCAGAGGTTTGAACTGCAGCGAATGGAAGGAGACAAGATGCAAGTAAACATTGGATTCGAGcgaaaggatggagagaagatttCAATGAAGGTCGGGCCTGCATATTACATCACAGATAAAATGTGGGAAACTGTGCAGTACATTGTAAAATTGCCTCCAGAGACCGTGTTTGTGAAAAACCATAAAAAGATATGGGAAGAAGTGGTCACGGGCGATATTATGGAGTTTGAAGAAGTGCTTGATTCAGTAATATTGGACAACCGTGCGGTTGTTCGTCTGGACCATGATTACTTTCTGCCTGTCAACTTACTGTTGACGGAAGATAGGTTGCAGAGGACTTTAAACTTTGTGGGTTTGTTCCTAAACACTCAAAAGCAAATCCATTGGCTCATTCCCGCATGTCTAAGCTTTACAGCGGTAGTAATGGGGTTCAGCACAACACTGAGGCTGTCTATTGTTGGATGGATCGGTAAAGTCTTTTGCAGAGGATTGCAGTTTCTGTGTGAGCTGCTCCCATTGGCAATGAGGAGGTCGGCATATTCTTGGGGAAGCTGGGTGGAGCGTTTTAAGCCCAGTAACGACTTGCAATCAAAGATTGTCAGGGGCAACGTATCCGTACTCATTGCTGGAGGTGCAAAATTTGAATCTGAATCTAAGATTGAGCGTATAATTTTCGCCGACTGTTCAGTAGATGAGATTTATTCTGGAGGCGGCCCAGTTTTGTTCGGATGTTACTCAAAATCTGATTCCAGCTGTGACTCGGTTTATATTGAGTGGATCTTCGAGAATGCTCAGAAATGTTTGTTAAAATTCGGTCGTGTTGCATCAAAGAAGGTTCGGTCGTCTTTAAATCCTGGTCATGTTGAATTAAAGGAGGTTAGGTCGTCGTTAAAAGCGGATAATACTGATATCGAATCTGGTGATGGACATTGCAGCACGAAGGAAATAAAAATTTTCACATCTGATTTTCTCAAGGCACAGGAATCGTTAATGGCGGATGATATTCATACTCCATCACTGGATATCGAATGTAGCAAACAGCAGGCCATAAAACTATTCATAT encodes:
- the LOC131855777 gene encoding uncharacterized protein LOC131855777, translated to MTTVKKIVETVLLPLQLSLGIFLVMKTTPLWAVIHCTLAYLLHCLYFPYTDYKQLHGFKGRVFKKVVSHATTAGDVSKAKKQKVPNKPKNLGDLIANSEMGRSVSVVYLGQRFELQRMEGDKMQVNIGFERKDGEKISMKVGPAYYITDKMWETVQYIVKLPPETVFVKNHKKIWEEVVTGDIMEFEEVLDSVILDNRAVVRLDHDYFLPVNLLLTEDRLQRTLNFVGLFLNTQKQIHWLIPACLSFTAVVMGFSTTLRLSIVGWIGKVFCRGLQFLCELLPLAMRRSAYSWGSWVERFKPSNDLQSKIVRGNVSVLIAGGAKFESESKIERIIFADCSVDEIYSGGGPVLFGCYSKSDSSCDSVYIEWIFENAQKCLLKFGRVASKKVRSSLNPGHVELKEVRSSLKADNTDIESGDGHCSTKEIKIFTSDFLKAQESLMADDIHTPSLDIECSKQQAIKLFIFAAYMAELQSGSLKSYDSNSKTVYVRRFIESINAYVRSGYPPLHKLYLEGVVVR